The DNA region GTAAGCAATGAGGCTACCGGTGTGGCGGTAGACACCATGTCGAATGCCACAGGTTTTTACTCGGTCCCGTCGCTGTTCGTGGGAAACTACACGATCACGTTCATCGCCCCTGGAATGAAAAAGTACCAAACCAGTATCGCGCTGCAGGTGGCTCAGGTCGCTGTCATCAATCCATCTCTTTCAGCGGGCGAGGTATCGCAACAGGTCACTATCTCGGCGAACGACGTGCAACTAGCCACCTACGATAGTGGAACCATCAGTTCCACACTGGATAATTCCCGCATTATGGAATTGCCAGAAAACGGACGCAATGTGCTGAACCTGACTCAGCTCACGACTCCGGGCCTGGAAGTCGGGGGTCAGCGAGCCAACGGCAACCTCGCCGAGGCACTCGAGTATGTCGAGGACGGCGCGCCTATGCTCAATCGCAACTTTGGCGGTGAGGGGAATTCTACGCAGGCGCAACTGCCAGATCCGGATGCGGTGGCAGAGGTTCGCCTTGAAACCACCAACTCCAATGCACAGTTTGCTACACCGGCGACAGGCATTATCACCACAAAGTCGGGCTCGAACGGGTTTCATGGTTCCCTTTTTGAAACGGCCCGTAACAATGCGATCGGTATCGCCAAGGCACGCCAGAATCCCTCGAACTACTCCGCTCCTCATTACGTTCGCAATGAGTTTGGTGTTTCATTGGGCGGGCCCATCATCATCCCAAAGCTCTACAACGGAAAAGACAGATCTTTCTTCTTCTTCGCTTTCGAGCGCTATTCTCTTCGCAGCTATACGAACGAACTTGTCACTGTTCCGACGGTTGCCATGAGAAATGGTGATTTCAGCAATGACTACAACAGCGCCGGCGTTCTACAAACTCTGTACGATTCCACCACGAGTAATCCCGTAAACTTTCAGCGTACTGCCTACGCCGGCAACAAGATTGACATCAGCCGCATCAGCCCGCTGGCGAAGATTCTCTATGCCATCACTCCTCTGCCGACTTCCGCCGATAACCCACTGGTGGCGAGCAACTACAACGCGCCTGCGCTCAATAACGCGACAGCCCCGAACGCGACGTTTCGACTCGATCATCTTGTGAATGAAAGCAATCGCCTGTTTCTGCGCTATACCCAGACCAAGATAACGACAGCGGCGCTGCGGAACTATCCTTCGAATTCACCGCAGACTATTGCCGGTGCCGGTCTTCCCGCAGGCGCCAGCGGTCTGCAGGAGATTCCTGTTACGACAATCAGCAGCGCCCTTGGGTATACCCATATCTTTTCCCCAACATTCGTCTCTGAGTTCGTTGTCGGTAATGAGTGGTTTAATCAGTATGTCCAAGGCGGCGGTAACCCATACCTGGATTATGAACAGTTGATGGGGCTTCCCAATAATTTCGGAGAACTCGGATTTCCGAACATTAGCGGCGGAATCATGCCATACGGCGGCACTCAGTTCAATTACGGCGTCGCCCAGATCATCACCAACGTGGACGAAAACCTTACCAAGATTATCGGTCATCACCAGGTCCTGTTCGGCGGTCGATACCGGCATGAGCGGTTCGGCTCTCTTCCAGACCGCACCAACGACACAGTGAGCTTCGGCGCTTATGCCAGCGCTGATGTTGATCCCACCTCGGGAGCAAATTACACAGCCAAGGCGAACACTGGTGATGGGAATGCCGATCTGTTCCTCGGCGCCTCCAACAACTACGCCGTCGCAAAGAGCGGACCCTATGCCCACTACCGTGATATGGAGATCGATTCCTATATTCAGGACAATTTCCACATGACCAAGAATATTACGATCAATGCCGGACTTCGCTGGGAAATCCATCCGGCGCCGTACACCAGGAACGGTACAACGGAAAGTTTCGACATCGCACGTAAGGCCATCGTTCTTGCAAATCCTTTGCAGTTCTACATAGACAAGGGATACACCACGCAAGCGATCGTCACAAACCTCGAAAAACTTGGCGTGAATTTTGAAACGCCGCAGACAGCGGGAATCCCAAACACCATGTTTTTCAACGATGACTTTACCTTCAGCCCTCGTCTCGGAGTGGCATATGCGCCATTCGGCGGCAGGCATGGCACTGTTTTGAGAGGCGGTTACGGGCGGTACATTTATCCAATCCCTCTGCGCAACTCGCTGGTGCAGACAGGTCATGACTCTCCCTTCACGGCCAGCTACTCCCAGAGTTACATCACGGCAAACCAGTCCCCGGACGGCTTGCCGAACTACCTCTTACGTACTCCTCAGACCGTCGTCGCTGGATCCAATAGCGCCAACGTGGTGAATAGCGCCTCCATCAACTCCATTCAGCCCGGCATTAACCTCATCACGCTTGACCCGCATTTTTCGCCAAACTATGTAACCCAGGTGAATGCCACGGTAGAGCAGCCTATCAAATGGAACTCCGTTCTGCGCGTGACCTATCTTTATGATCACGGCTCTGGACTGGGGCAAAACAATCTGTACAACGAGCATCCGTCCACCTATGTTTATGAAACCGTAAACGGTGTAGTGCCTCCAGTTGGCACCTACGCTTCGGTAGCGACCGGCCCGTATGATCAGACGACCTATGGTGGAAGCGCTGCCGTGATCCAGAAGACGGGCTATTCAAACGACAACTCTCTCCAACTGAACTTCCAGCGCCTGACGAAACATGGCTATGGATTCCAGATCTTTTATGTGTATTCCAGGGCGTTCCGGGTTGGCGGCAATTCGAGCCGCGACGGTTTGATTTACCCTGCAGCGGACTATGCTCCGGGGGCTCTACCTTCTACAGACTTTGCGAAGCTTAATCGATTTGAGAACTATCAAATCGACACGGCGATTCCCGAGCATCACGTTGGCTTCAATGGGCTGGTGGAGCTTCCGTTCGGCCGAGGTAAACATTTCTTCTCGAACGCAAACGGATTCTGGAATGAGGTAATTGGCGGTTTCCAAATAGCGGGTACCGGCCAGGTCATCTCTCAGAATTTCGCGGTAGCAGCGACCAACTGGGGCCCAACCAGCCCTATTCGGCTCTACAAGCATTCCCACCGGATTACTGACTGCCGCAGTGGCGTATGCCATCCAGAAAACCTTTGGTTCAATGGCTACATCGCCCCCACGTCCATCAACGCTGCAACGAAAGGAGTCAGCGGTCTTCCCTCTGGTTACATGCCATATCAAACCCCAATCAATAATGATCCCACTGTGACTGCGCTCTATGGAACCAATAATGTGTCGGTGCACCTGAAGAACGGCAAAAGCACTACGGTTGCATACAGCCCAGGACCCTCGGGAGTGAATCCGTTCTCTCACACAATTCTGCCGGGTCCTTTCAACTACAATGCCGATCTCTCACTTTTCAAAGTGTTCCCGATCTCGGAGACGGTAAATTTCAAAATCAATGTGGATGCCTTCAATGCCTTCAATATCCAGGGCTACATCAACCCAAACGCCACGGATGGCACTCAGAATTTCCTCACTTCGTATTGGACGCCGCGTCAAATTCAACTCACGGCCCGATTGACCTTCTAAGTTGGCAACCTGAGTCAGCTCCGGGGCAGTGCACGCCCGGAGCTGTCTTGATTACGATTCGCAACATTTGCGTGGAGCTGAGATGAAGGAACATTCGACTGCAACGTTAGTCACGAGGCGAAGTATCTTAGGTGGCATGGCTGCAGGTGCTACCGCAGCGTTTTGGCCAGGCCCCCTTGTTGCCGCTGTCGGAGAACAGCCCGCAGTATCCAATCCGGTCCATGATGCCTTCGCAGCGGCCAAACCCGGAAGCATGTCTCTCCCGTTCGCTCTGACATCGCCTTCGGGCAACGTGGTGCTTACGATCAGCCTCACAAAGGGCAACGTTACGTATACAGTTTCGCTGATTGGACGGGAGGTGATTTTAGCTTCATCCTTGGGCCTCAAATTGGATGGCGCTCCACCCCTCGACTCTCATTTCAAATTGACCAAGACAAGTCAAACAGAACACCGGGGATCGTGGAAGCCACCTTACGGTGAGCGCGATAATTTTCCGGATAACTTTAATGCAACGGAAATTGAAGTTCAGGAGGAGATACCTCCAGGCCGAAGACTGAGGATAGAGTTCCGCGCTTATGACGAAGGAATTGCGTTTCGCTATTTTGTCCCCGCACAGCCTGGTTTGCAATCCATGGTGATTACTGATGAAAGGAGCGAGTTCCGTCTTGCGGACGGCGCCTATGGCTGGTGGACGCACACCGCGCAGGGCAACTATACGCGCTCTCTCATAGCAGATGTCCCGGGAGTTAACGAGCGGCCCTTCCTCATCGAACTGTCGAATGGACTTTGGGCAGCGATTGGAGAGGCCGCGCAGGATGATTATCCTTCAATGTTTCTTGCCTCACTCAATTCGGAGCATCACTCCTTGGTTGGCAAGCTGATGGGGACTGCGGACCACCATGCGCCTTTTTCGAGTCCTTGGCGCTTCATCCTGGTTGCTGAAAAGCCACGCCACCTGCTCGAACACAATTACCTTTTGCAAAACCTGTGCCCACCATCGAGGTTAGCGTCCACAAACTGGATTCTGCCCGGCAAGGTGATGAGGGAGATGACCCTATCGACACGTGGTGGTCGCGAACTAGTTGACTTCGCCGCGAGCCAGAATATTCAGTACATCGAGTTC from Edaphobacter paludis includes:
- a CDS encoding carboxypeptidase-like regulatory domain-containing protein gives rise to the protein MNVMKVVTKEGWLGIWLTKSVPIFLLVLIVSTATLWAQSGIGSIQGTVQDSSGAAVPQVSVHVSNEATGVAVDTMSNATGFYSVPSLFVGNYTITFIAPGMKKYQTSIALQVAQVAVINPSLSAGEVSQQVTISANDVQLATYDSGTISSTLDNSRIMELPENGRNVLNLTQLTTPGLEVGGQRANGNLAEALEYVEDGAPMLNRNFGGEGNSTQAQLPDPDAVAEVRLETTNSNAQFATPATGIITTKSGSNGFHGSLFETARNNAIGIAKARQNPSNYSAPHYVRNEFGVSLGGPIIIPKLYNGKDRSFFFFAFERYSLRSYTNELVTVPTVAMRNGDFSNDYNSAGVLQTLYDSTTSNPVNFQRTAYAGNKIDISRISPLAKILYAITPLPTSADNPLVASNYNAPALNNATAPNATFRLDHLVNESNRLFLRYTQTKITTAALRNYPSNSPQTIAGAGLPAGASGLQEIPVTTISSALGYTHIFSPTFVSEFVVGNEWFNQYVQGGGNPYLDYEQLMGLPNNFGELGFPNISGGIMPYGGTQFNYGVAQIITNVDENLTKIIGHHQVLFGGRYRHERFGSLPDRTNDTVSFGAYASADVDPTSGANYTAKANTGDGNADLFLGASNNYAVAKSGPYAHYRDMEIDSYIQDNFHMTKNITINAGLRWEIHPAPYTRNGTTESFDIARKAIVLANPLQFYIDKGYTTQAIVTNLEKLGVNFETPQTAGIPNTMFFNDDFTFSPRLGVAYAPFGGRHGTVLRGGYGRYIYPIPLRNSLVQTGHDSPFTASYSQSYITANQSPDGLPNYLLRTPQTVVAGSNSANVVNSASINSIQPGINLITLDPHFSPNYVTQVNATVEQPIKWNSVLRVTYLYDHGSGLGQNNLYNEHPSTYVYETVNGVVPPVGTYASVATGPYDQTTYGGSAAVIQKTGYSNDNSLQLNFQRLTKHGYGFQIFYVYSRAFRVGGNSSRDGLIYPAADYAPGALPSTDFAKLNRFENYQIDTAIPEHHVGFNGLVELPFGRGKHFFSNANGFWNEVIGGFQIAGTGQVISQNFAVAATNWGPTSPIRLYKHSHRITDCRSGVCHPENLWFNGYIAPTSINAATKGVSGLPSGYMPYQTPINNDPTVTALYGTNNVSVHLKNGKSTTVAYSPGPSGVNPFSHTILPGPFNYNADLSLFKVFPISETVNFKINVDAFNAFNIQGYINPNATDGTQNFLTSYWTPRQIQLTARLTF
- a CDS encoding glycoside hydrolase family 97 catalytic domain-containing protein, coding for MKEHSTATLVTRRSILGGMAAGATAAFWPGPLVAAVGEQPAVSNPVHDAFAAAKPGSMSLPFALTSPSGNVVLTISLTKGNVTYTVSLIGREVILASSLGLKLDGAPPLDSHFKLTKTSQTEHRGSWKPPYGERDNFPDNFNATEIEVQEEIPPGRRLRIEFRAYDEGIAFRYFVPAQPGLQSMVITDERSEFRLADGAYGWWTHTAQGNYTRSLIADVPGVNERPFLIELSNGLWAAIGEAAQDDYPSMFLASLNSEHHSLVGKLMGTADHHAPFSSPWRFILVAEKPRHLLEHNYLLQNLCPPSRLASTNWILPGKVMREMTLSTRGGRELVDFAASQNIQYIEFDAGWYGDQDDEAADATKINVAPQAINANPDYRGLNLREVIDYARSKNIGTILYINHIAMERQLDVLLPLYRQWGVAGIKYGFVNVHTQPWTRLLYDAIKKAGEYRLFLDIHDEFRPTGMSRTYPHLLTQEGIRGNEEFPSAAHSTTLPFTRMLAGAADYTYCWFDPRLKNTWAHQMALAVVLYSPLQFIYWYDHPTAFRTESTGMEWFRELPTVWDDTKVLDGHPGDFVAIARRKGKSWFLGVITNDSGRDMKIDLDMLQPGQQYAGMIFSDGSGPKDIQKNQRSFQHGDVLKLTLQPRGGAAICFTQA